The following are encoded together in the Pedobacter sp. D749 genome:
- a CDS encoding M13 family metallopeptidase has translation MKIKLFLPAASVLLFAACQNKSHQATDTVNARTEFFDKAGMDTTVKPGDNFFLYANGKWMKNTQIPKTETGWGSFYTLYNDNLKNLNNILENAAKANAAKGSSEQKVGDFYTSGMDTLTIEKLGIEPVKSLLNKIDGIKNDKDLINFVAEGYKNGEGDLLGFGVEPDDKLSSKNALSFSQAGLTLPDRSYYLEQDDKAKKIRVEYIKYITKIFNLSGDSANAAKYADNILKLETAIAQSHSTPVQLRDPQKNYNKMTVADFQKQTPNIEWKSVLNKLGANTDTLIVRQPKYYQTLSALVKSQPIEIWKEKLKFDALNRSANAFTKKFRDAKFDFFAKTLYGQQAPTERWKAIVNATDDHLGELLGQLYAEKYFKPEAKERMLTLVNNLQKVYAERIQKVDWMTPDTKKKALEKLNAFIKKIGYPDKWKKYDDVEVSKNTYYANLQSANKHAYKEMMDKLGKNVDKTEWGMTPPTVNAYYNPSFNEIVFPAGILQFPFFDFAADDAINYGAIGAVIGHEMTHGFDDQGRQYDAVGNLKEWWTKADADKFKAKTGKVESFYNNFSLLDNQHVNGSLTLGENLADIGGLNIAYDAFKLTEQGKGDKKVDGFTPDQRFFLSFAQVWRIKTRDESMRVRLKTDPHSPEMFRVNGPVYNMEAFYKAFNIPATAKMYVAPANRLGVW, from the coding sequence ATGAAAATTAAATTATTTCTTCCCGCAGCAAGTGTTTTGCTATTTGCGGCATGCCAGAATAAGAGCCATCAGGCAACGGATACCGTAAATGCACGTACCGAATTTTTCGATAAGGCCGGAATGGATACCACTGTAAAACCTGGTGATAACTTTTTCCTGTATGCCAATGGAAAATGGATGAAAAACACCCAAATTCCTAAAACCGAAACAGGCTGGGGTTCTTTTTATACTTTATATAATGATAACCTGAAAAACCTGAACAACATTCTTGAAAACGCGGCTAAAGCTAATGCAGCTAAAGGAAGTAGCGAACAGAAGGTGGGCGATTTTTATACCAGTGGAATGGATACCCTTACCATTGAGAAGTTGGGTATCGAACCTGTAAAATCGCTCTTAAATAAAATAGACGGGATTAAAAACGATAAGGATTTAATCAATTTTGTTGCTGAAGGTTATAAAAATGGTGAAGGAGATTTATTGGGCTTTGGCGTAGAACCAGATGATAAATTAAGCAGTAAAAATGCTTTATCATTTTCTCAGGCCGGTCTTACCCTGCCAGATCGCAGTTACTATTTAGAACAGGACGATAAAGCAAAAAAAATCAGAGTGGAGTATATCAAATACATCACAAAAATTTTCAACCTTTCTGGCGATTCTGCGAACGCAGCAAAATATGCCGACAATATTTTAAAACTGGAAACAGCAATTGCACAATCCCATTCAACGCCTGTTCAACTTCGTGATCCACAGAAGAATTATAACAAAATGACGGTGGCTGATTTTCAAAAACAGACCCCAAACATTGAGTGGAAATCTGTTCTGAACAAACTAGGGGCAAACACAGATACCCTTATTGTTAGGCAGCCAAAATACTATCAAACCTTATCAGCCCTGGTAAAAAGCCAGCCTATCGAAATCTGGAAAGAAAAATTAAAGTTTGATGCTTTAAATAGATCAGCCAATGCTTTTACTAAAAAATTCAGAGACGCCAAATTCGACTTTTTCGCTAAAACACTTTATGGTCAACAGGCACCAACAGAAAGATGGAAAGCTATTGTAAATGCTACCGATGATCATTTAGGAGAACTTTTAGGTCAATTATATGCTGAAAAGTACTTCAAACCAGAGGCGAAAGAGCGCATGTTAACTCTCGTAAACAATTTGCAGAAAGTATATGCTGAAAGAATCCAGAAGGTAGATTGGATGACACCGGATACCAAGAAGAAAGCTTTAGAAAAACTGAATGCATTTATCAAAAAAATCGGTTATCCTGATAAGTGGAAAAAATATGATGATGTAGAGGTGTCTAAAAATACTTACTACGCCAATCTTCAATCCGCTAATAAACATGCCTACAAAGAAATGATGGATAAATTGGGCAAAAATGTAGATAAAACTGAGTGGGGAATGACTCCGCCGACAGTTAATGCCTATTACAATCCGTCTTTCAATGAAATTGTTTTCCCAGCCGGAATTTTACAGTTCCCATTCTTTGATTTTGCAGCAGATGATGCCATTAACTATGGTGCAATTGGTGCGGTAATTGGTCACGAAATGACACATGGTTTTGACGATCAAGGTCGCCAGTACGATGCTGTAGGCAATTTAAAAGAATGGTGGACAAAAGCCGATGCTGATAAATTTAAAGCTAAAACCGGTAAAGTAGAGTCATTTTACAATAACTTCTCGCTATTGGACAATCAGCATGTAAATGGTTCTTTAACCTTAGGTGAAAACCTGGCCGATATTGGTGGATTAAACATTGCATACGATGCCTTTAAATTAACCGAACAAGGAAAAGGCGATAAAAAGGTTGATGGTTTTACGCCCGATCAACGTTTCTTCTTAAGTTTTGCACAGGTTTGGAGAATCAAAACCCGTGATGAAAGTATGCGTGTAAGATTAAAAACAGATCCACATAGCCCAGAGATGTTCCGTGTGAATGGCCCTGTGTATAATATGGAAGCATTTTATAAAGCATTTAACATTCCTGCAACTGCAAAAATGTATGTAGCACCTGCGAACAGGTTAGGAGTTTGGTAG
- a CDS encoding SPFH domain-containing protein — translation MQYTIYIIAVVGFIILLSSFVTVKQGTIAVVTVFGKYRRQLRPGLNFKIPLIEQIYSRISIQNRSVELSFQAVTQDQANVYFKAMLLYSVVNQDEETIKNVAFKFVDATNLMQALIRTIEGSIRAYVATQKQANVLAQRNEIVLHVKEQIDQVLDGWGYHLQDLQLNDITFDEEIMRSMSRVVASNNLKAAAENEGQALLITKTKAAEADGNAIKIAATAEREAAQLRGQGIALFRAEVAHGMSKAAQEMEQANLDISVILFTMWTESIKHFAENGDGNVIFLDGSTEGMNKTMKEMMAMQLSQNPKKN, via the coding sequence ATGCAATACACCATTTACATTATAGCTGTCGTAGGATTTATTATCTTACTCAGCTCTTTCGTTACTGTTAAACAGGGAACCATTGCGGTGGTAACGGTTTTCGGTAAGTACCGCCGTCAATTAAGGCCAGGTTTAAATTTTAAAATCCCATTAATAGAGCAGATCTATTCTCGCATTTCCATTCAAAACCGCTCAGTGGAACTATCGTTTCAAGCAGTAACTCAAGATCAGGCCAATGTATATTTTAAGGCCATGCTTTTATACTCTGTGGTGAACCAGGACGAGGAAACAATAAAAAACGTAGCCTTTAAATTTGTAGATGCGACCAATTTAATGCAGGCATTAATCAGAACGATTGAAGGTTCGATCAGGGCTTATGTGGCTACGCAAAAGCAGGCAAATGTATTGGCGCAACGTAATGAAATTGTACTTCACGTTAAGGAACAGATCGATCAGGTTTTAGACGGATGGGGTTACCATCTTCAGGATCTTCAATTGAATGATATTACCTTTGATGAAGAAATTATGCGTTCAATGAGTCGTGTAGTAGCTTCGAACAATTTGAAAGCAGCGGCTGAAAACGAAGGACAGGCATTATTAATTACCAAAACCAAAGCTGCTGAAGCGGACGGTAATGCGATCAAAATTGCTGCTACAGCAGAGCGTGAAGCTGCTCAATTACGGGGGCAAGGTATTGCGTTGTTCCGTGCAGAGGTTGCCCATGGTATGAGCAAAGCCGCCCAGGAAATGGAACAGGCTAACCTTGATATTTCGGTAATCTTATTCACCATGTGGACAGAATCGATCAAACACTTTGCTGAAAATGGAGATGGTAACGTAATCTTTTTAGATGGTAGTACCGAGGGAATGAATAAAACCATGAAAGAAATGATGGCCATGCAATTGAGTCAGAATCCAAAGAAGAACTAG
- a CDS encoding SDR family oxidoreductase, with the protein MKVFVTGATGFVGSAVVKELINAGHEVLGLARNETAEKALVLAGAEVHKGDLEDLQSLRQGARLADGIIHTGFIHDFSRFAAVCQIDRVAIETIGNSIAGTDKPFIVTSGTLVVNPGMLATEDMLPNYNGANPRLASEKAVDALASQNIRVSVVRLSPSVHGEGDHHGFVPMLIDIARKTGSSAYIGGGENRWTSIHRLDAAKLYRLALEQAMPGARFHGVAEESITLKAIAEAIGDQLGLPVVSISKNEAAAHFGWFEHFVSIDGPASGSLTRDRLNWEPEYSSLLQDLEQGIYFK; encoded by the coding sequence ATGAAAGTTTTTGTAACAGGCGCAACCGGATTTGTCGGTTCTGCGGTAGTCAAAGAATTAATTAATGCAGGCCACGAGGTTTTGGGTTTGGCGCGGAATGAAACGGCTGAAAAAGCGCTTGTACTTGCTGGGGCCGAAGTACATAAAGGTGATTTGGAAGACTTACAGAGCCTGCGGCAGGGCGCCAGATTAGCTGATGGCATTATCCATACTGGCTTTATCCATGATTTTTCCCGATTTGCAGCGGTTTGTCAGATCGATAGAGTTGCAATAGAGACCATTGGAAACTCGATTGCAGGAACCGATAAACCCTTTATTGTAACTTCTGGAACTCTTGTAGTTAATCCGGGTATGTTAGCCACAGAAGATATGCTGCCCAATTATAATGGCGCGAACCCAAGGCTTGCTTCGGAAAAGGCAGTCGACGCACTTGCTTCTCAAAATATTCGCGTATCGGTGGTTCGTTTATCGCCATCTGTACACGGGGAAGGTGATCATCATGGCTTTGTACCCATGCTGATCGATATCGCCCGCAAAACAGGTTCATCGGCTTATATTGGAGGTGGAGAAAACCGATGGACAAGTATTCATAGGCTGGATGCCGCGAAACTTTACAGGTTGGCTTTGGAGCAAGCCATGCCAGGAGCACGTTTTCACGGGGTGGCTGAAGAATCAATAACTCTTAAAGCAATAGCAGAGGCCATTGGCGATCAACTTGGTTTACCTGTCGTTTCTATATCTAAAAATGAAGCAGCCGCACACTTTGGTTGGTTTGAACATTTCGTAAGTATAGATGGACCGGCTTCCGGAAGTTTAACAAGGGATCGCTTAAATTGGGAACCTGAATATTCCAGTTTGCTTCAAGATTTGGAGCAAGGCATTTATTTTAAGTAA
- a CDS encoding AraC family transcriptional regulator, with protein METSNRYRFKTISEYHKLAGLPKPAHPLVSVVNMEEVNMPVNGRSKTIIFDFYSIALKRVPDAKIKYGQQMSDFDDGVLFFMAPGQVFTVEINQDKTHRPTGWMILFHSDLLWQTHLAKTIKDYDFFSYALFEALHVSETEEAVLNSIATLVKNETNSNIDHFTQNVVIAQIELMLNYAQRFYGRQFITRKAINHQLLDRLEHIVKDYFEHADLGNRGLPTVTYIAERLNVSPGYLSGLLKTLIGQNTQQYLHQKLIDLAKEKLSTTNLSVSEIAYALGFEHLQSFTKLFKSKTKLTPSAFRQSFN; from the coding sequence ATGGAAACTTCGAACCGCTATCGTTTTAAAACCATATCAGAATATCATAAACTTGCAGGATTGCCGAAACCAGCTCATCCCTTAGTGAGTGTTGTTAATATGGAGGAGGTTAATATGCCAGTCAATGGCCGGTCAAAAACAATAATTTTTGATTTTTACTCCATTGCACTCAAGCGTGTGCCTGATGCGAAAATTAAATATGGGCAACAAATGAGTGATTTTGATGATGGCGTGTTGTTTTTCATGGCTCCAGGACAGGTTTTCACCGTTGAGATCAATCAGGATAAAACCCACCGGCCGACTGGCTGGATGATACTTTTCCACTCCGACTTACTTTGGCAGACACATTTAGCCAAAACAATTAAGGATTATGACTTTTTTAGTTACGCGCTGTTTGAGGCTTTACATGTTTCTGAAACTGAAGAAGCAGTGCTTAATTCGATCGCCACATTGGTGAAAAATGAAACCAATAGCAATATCGATCATTTTACTCAAAATGTGGTGATCGCGCAAATAGAATTAATGCTTAACTATGCACAACGTTTTTATGGACGCCAATTTATCACACGTAAAGCAATCAATCATCAGCTGCTTGATCGATTAGAACATATTGTTAAGGACTATTTTGAACACGCTGATCTTGGCAACAGGGGCTTACCAACAGTAACTTACATCGCCGAGAGGCTTAACGTTTCGCCAGGATATCTATCCGGATTGTTGAAAACGCTCATTGGACAAAACACTCAACAATATTTACATCAGAAACTGATTGATTTAGCAAAAGAAAAACTTTCTACAACAAATCTTTCTGTTAGTGAAATCGCTTATGCACTTGGCTTCGAACATTTACAATCCTTTACTAAGTTGTTCAAATCCAAAACAAAGCTTACCCCTTCAGCATTTAGGCAATCGTTTAACTGA
- a CDS encoding carboxy terminal-processing peptidase: MLKRIFFVIFTAAVLACHAAPKTQPIVEGVTNVKPDEQQQLVIKEVVNLIESYNYKKIQINDSISSIILDKYIKSLDQGKNYFLASDIKEFEKYRYTLDDDFKNGDLSGPFFIYNVYAKRLNEYFTYSLAQIKTKFDFNQTDSYVYDREKQPWATSSTALNDTWKKRVKYELISLNLAGTTEAKNVETLTKRYQNLQSQTSKTNNQDVFQILMDAFTESIDPHTNYFIPTKATEFNEEMSRSFEGIGARLQLENEVVKISEIIAGGPAFKGKQLSAGDRIIAVAQGDGEFVDVIGWRLDNTVSKIKGPKGTKVRLKVIPVGKEMSSKPVIIELVRDKIVLEETSAKKKVKTINSNGKEYKIGIITLPAFYADFKAANAGDKNYKSTTRDVRKLIDSLKTYDKVNAIVMDLRGNGGGSLVEAISLTGLFIDRGPVVQVKDLRGKIEVDEDENSGVTWNGPFGVIVDRLSASASEIFAGAIQDYGRGIIMGSQTYGKGTVQSSIDLNKLVNPSMLQKIAGLISKDKTVGTSPSGTSPADINLGQINLTMAKFYRVAGSSTQHKGVTPDVVFPSLYPMDKIGEDTESSALPWDVIPSSNFKAVANLTPVKAQLVKNSEQRIANSLDFKYLKQDIADLRKRDSEVSITLNEAKLKAERDAQEAKTLARQNELRALRGLPAIKKGDKITKQDAFDFIEDESLKVMGDFMQQSGNYVMNLGVASPKL; the protein is encoded by the coding sequence ATGTTAAAGAGAATATTTTTTGTAATTTTTACTGCAGCAGTACTTGCTTGTCATGCTGCACCTAAAACTCAGCCAATAGTTGAGGGGGTTACCAATGTGAAACCTGATGAGCAGCAACAACTTGTTATAAAAGAGGTTGTAAATTTGATTGAGAGTTACAATTATAAAAAAATTCAGATCAACGACTCTATATCTTCTATCATTTTAGATAAATACATCAAATCGCTTGATCAGGGCAAAAATTACTTCTTGGCATCAGATATCAAGGAATTTGAGAAATACAGATATACTTTGGATGATGATTTCAAAAATGGCGACCTGAGCGGCCCGTTTTTCATTTATAACGTTTATGCCAAAAGATTAAATGAATATTTTACTTATTCTCTGGCTCAGATTAAAACAAAATTTGATTTTAATCAAACCGACAGTTATGTATATGATAGAGAGAAGCAGCCCTGGGCAACTTCTTCAACAGCATTAAATGATACCTGGAAAAAACGTGTGAAGTATGAGTTGATTAGTCTTAATCTAGCTGGAACTACTGAAGCAAAAAATGTAGAAACATTAACGAAACGTTACCAGAACTTGCAGTCGCAGACATCTAAAACCAATAATCAGGATGTTTTCCAGATTTTAATGGATGCATTTACCGAATCGATTGATCCACATACAAATTACTTTATACCAACGAAAGCCACAGAGTTTAATGAAGAAATGTCTCGCTCTTTTGAAGGTATTGGTGCCCGTTTACAATTAGAAAATGAAGTAGTTAAAATCTCTGAAATTATTGCTGGTGGACCTGCATTTAAAGGCAAACAACTGAGTGCTGGCGATCGCATTATTGCTGTAGCCCAAGGTGATGGAGAATTTGTTGATGTGATAGGCTGGAGATTGGATAATACCGTATCGAAAATTAAAGGTCCGAAAGGAACTAAAGTGCGTTTAAAAGTTATCCCTGTTGGAAAAGAAATGTCATCTAAACCAGTAATTATCGAATTGGTTCGTGATAAAATTGTTTTGGAAGAAACATCTGCCAAGAAAAAAGTTAAAACCATTAACAGTAATGGCAAAGAATATAAAATCGGGATTATTACCCTACCAGCATTCTATGCTGATTTTAAAGCAGCAAATGCAGGTGATAAAAACTACAAAAGCACTACCAGAGATGTTAGGAAATTAATCGACTCGTTAAAAACATACGATAAGGTAAATGCAATCGTAATGGATTTACGTGGAAACGGTGGAGGATCATTAGTTGAAGCCATTTCATTAACTGGTTTATTTATCGATAGAGGTCCTGTAGTTCAGGTGAAAGATTTACGCGGTAAAATTGAAGTGGACGAGGATGAAAATAGCGGTGTAACCTGGAACGGTCCTTTTGGTGTAATTGTAGACCGCTTAAGTGCATCTGCATCAGAAATTTTCGCCGGAGCCATACAAGATTATGGCCGTGGTATTATTATGGGTAGCCAAACTTATGGTAAAGGTACCGTTCAATCTTCCATCGATTTAAATAAACTGGTAAACCCAAGCATGTTGCAAAAGATAGCAGGATTAATTTCTAAAGATAAAACTGTTGGCACTTCGCCAAGCGGAACAAGCCCGGCTGACATTAACTTGGGTCAGATTAATTTAACCATGGCTAAATTTTACCGTGTAGCAGGAAGCAGCACTCAACATAAAGGGGTAACGCCTGATGTGGTTTTCCCTTCACTTTATCCGATGGATAAAATTGGAGAGGATACTGAATCATCTGCCTTACCATGGGACGTTATTCCAAGCTCAAACTTTAAAGCAGTTGCCAATCTAACTCCGGTTAAAGCGCAATTGGTTAAAAACAGCGAGCAGCGCATCGCAAATTCATTGGATTTTAAATACCTGAAACAAGATATTGCAGACCTTAGAAAACGCGATAGTGAAGTTTCTATAACTTTAAACGAGGCAAAACTTAAAGCTGAGCGCGATGCGCAAGAAGCTAAAACACTTGCCAGACAGAATGAATTAAGAGCATTAAGAGGATTGCCAGCCATTAAAAAAGGAGATAAAATTACCAAGCAAGACGCTTTCGATTTTATTGAAGATGAATCATTGAAAGTAATGGGCGATTTTATGCAACAATCTGGCAACTATGTGATGAATCTTGGTGTAGCTTCACCTAAACTTTAA
- a CDS encoding isoaspartyl peptidase/L-asparaginase, with protein sequence MKLIIHGGFFSESSTNQETKKAKQDALASIVALGHEYLKTHTALETVVYTVALLEDNELFNAGIGSQIQSDGKVRLSAALMDGKTEKFSGVINVEDVKNPIQIAQNLLTYDDRVLSGDGARQFARTNGFEYFNPITQQRQSEYEAKLNQRNNKGTVGCVALDADGNLAAATSTGGKGFEIPCRVSDSATVAGNYANQYAGISCTGVGEDIVSGALAAKIVTRVTDGFSLKEASDKSFAELKAFDGFAGIVGISAAGEVYHCDSHPYMVWASFDVNLQVFS encoded by the coding sequence ATGAAACTAATCATACATGGCGGCTTCTTCAGCGAATCGTCTACCAACCAGGAAACAAAAAAGGCAAAACAAGATGCTTTGGCTTCGATTGTTGCGCTCGGACATGAGTATCTAAAAACGCATACTGCTTTAGAAACCGTTGTTTATACTGTTGCGCTGTTAGAAGATAACGAACTGTTTAATGCAGGTATCGGTTCGCAGATCCAAAGCGATGGAAAAGTAAGACTGAGCGCAGCGCTAATGGATGGTAAAACTGAAAAATTTAGTGGCGTAATTAATGTTGAAGATGTTAAAAATCCTATCCAAATTGCGCAGAATCTACTAACATATGATGACCGGGTGCTTAGTGGTGATGGTGCCCGGCAATTTGCAAGAACAAATGGATTTGAATATTTCAATCCGATTACCCAACAGCGCCAGTCAGAGTACGAAGCCAAATTAAATCAAAGGAATAATAAAGGAACGGTAGGCTGTGTAGCACTCGATGCAGATGGAAATTTAGCCGCAGCAACTTCTACAGGTGGAAAAGGATTCGAAATCCCTTGCCGGGTGAGCGATTCTGCAACTGTGGCAGGCAACTATGCCAATCAATATGCGGGTATTTCTTGTACCGGAGTAGGCGAAGATATTGTTAGCGGTGCCCTGGCTGCAAAAATTGTAACCCGCGTTACAGATGGTTTTTCTTTAAAGGAAGCGTCTGATAAATCTTTTGCTGAACTTAAAGCTTTTGATGGCTTTGCGGGCATTGTAGGCATTTCTGCAGCAGGCGAAGTATACCATTGCGACTCTCATCCTTACATGGTTTGGGCATCTTTTGATGTTAATTTACAGGTATTTAGCTGA
- a CDS encoding cyanophycinase, which produces MVPKGKLIIIGGAINTGSFAETQFGLPENMNFFERGILKRITTESLRDTQSRFEIITTASLMPEKVGEEYIKAYAQLDVHNVGVLNISNREEANSDENYERIKAAEVIIFTGGDQLRLSSIFGGTKIHQILLEKYRNEPVVIAGTSAGAAASSKNMIYQGSSKDALLKGEVKITGGLGFIDDVIVDTHFVQRGRIGRLLYAAASNPGILGIGLGEDTGLFISDGHIMEAIGSGMVILVDGRTMADTNLTDVEMGQPVSIKNMVVHVMCDGDVYDLTDHSLVIHHPKVIPIA; this is translated from the coding sequence ATGGTTCCGAAAGGTAAACTCATCATCATTGGTGGCGCAATAAACACAGGTAGCTTCGCAGAAACGCAATTCGGACTACCTGAGAACATGAATTTTTTTGAGCGTGGAATTTTAAAACGGATTACTACAGAATCATTAAGAGATACGCAATCTCGTTTCGAGATCATCACCACAGCATCATTAATGCCCGAGAAAGTGGGTGAAGAATATATTAAGGCTTATGCACAATTAGACGTGCATAATGTTGGTGTTCTTAATATTTCCAACCGTGAAGAAGCCAATTCTGATGAAAATTACGAGCGTATCAAAGCTGCAGAGGTAATTATTTTTACCGGCGGAGATCAGCTTCGTCTTTCTTCAATCTTTGGCGGAACAAAAATCCATCAGATCTTGTTAGAAAAATATAGAAATGAACCTGTTGTTATTGCCGGTACTTCTGCCGGGGCCGCTGCAAGTTCTAAAAATATGATTTACCAGGGTAGCAGTAAAGATGCTTTACTTAAAGGTGAAGTTAAAATTACAGGTGGGCTAGGCTTTATTGATGATGTTATTGTAGATACACATTTTGTTCAGCGTGGAAGAATCGGTCGCTTATTGTATGCCGCGGCCAGTAATCCTGGTATTTTAGGGATCGGTCTTGGTGAAGACACCGGGCTTTTTATCTCTGATGGCCATATAATGGAGGCTATTGGCTCTGGCATGGTAATTTTAGTAGATGGCCGCACTATGGCTGATACCAATTTAACTGATGTAGAAATGGGGCAACCTGTTTCGATTAAAAACATGGTGGTACACGTGATGTGCGATGGCGACGTTTATGACTTAACAGACCATAGCTTAGTGATCCACCACCCAAAGGTAATTCCGATAGCCTAA